A genomic segment from Maridesulfovibrio ferrireducens encodes:
- a CDS encoding cold-shock protein: protein MSSKGVVSWFNEQKGFGFITDETGQDIYVHYSEVIRDGFKTLEVGEKVVFELVDESLAPKAVSVRVINY from the coding sequence ATGAGCTCGAAAGGCGTTGTCAGCTGGTTTAACGAGCAAAAAGGGTTCGGTTTCATTACAGATGAAACCGGTCAGGATATATACGTACATTACTCCGAAGTTATTCGTGATGGGTTCAAAACTCTTGAGGTAGGAGAAAAAGTTGTTTTTGAGCTGGTTGATGAGAGTCTCGCCCCGAAAGCTGTATCTGTAAGGGTTATAAATTATTAG
- a CDS encoding chemotaxis protein, whose protein sequence is MAKTDILLETGTNELEILEFYIDIPASDAGPAERCHFGVNVAKVMQVIESPNLEHPESAEHPCFMGTIPLRNHILPVLDLAVWLGLERNNQKYDIVIVTEFSQTVSGFQVSGVTEIHRVGWQQVLSPDKFMSSFKDSCIIGIVEREDRFIQLLDLESILADLDPTLGGNLSEPSAVASEAYTALVCDDSPTIRAMLEKILTSANFRHTIVQNGEEALNTLIKIKEMAQQEKRPVKDYVEIIISDIEMPRMDGFSLTKWIRKDEDFKDTPVILYSSIITKELKHKGESVGANEQVSKPDLHLLPAKAIKLIEGVRP, encoded by the coding sequence AAAGATGTCATTTCGGCGTTAACGTTGCCAAGGTAATGCAGGTCATTGAAAGCCCTAATCTTGAACATCCGGAATCAGCTGAGCACCCCTGTTTCATGGGGACCATCCCACTGAGAAATCATATATTACCAGTGCTTGATCTTGCCGTCTGGCTGGGACTTGAAAGAAATAACCAAAAATATGATATTGTTATCGTAACAGAATTCAGCCAGACTGTTTCCGGTTTTCAGGTAAGCGGAGTTACCGAAATTCACCGGGTCGGCTGGCAGCAAGTGCTTTCTCCTGACAAATTTATGAGCAGTTTTAAGGATAGTTGCATTATCGGAATAGTAGAACGCGAAGACAGATTCATCCAACTCTTAGATCTGGAAAGCATTTTAGCAGACCTTGATCCAACTCTCGGAGGCAATCTGTCGGAACCATCTGCTGTTGCTTCTGAAGCTTATACGGCACTGGTTTGTGATGATTCACCGACTATTCGGGCAATGTTGGAAAAAATTCTTACTTCAGCGAATTTCAGACATACGATCGTACAGAACGGTGAAGAAGCCCTGAACACTCTTATAAAAATTAAAGAAATGGCTCAGCAGGAAAAACGCCCTGTAAAAGATTACGTCGAAATTATAATCTCAGACATTGAAATGCCCCGAATGGACGGCTTCAGCCTTACTAAATGGATTAGAAAAGATGAAGATTTTAAAGATACTCCCGTTATTTTATATTCCTCGATCATTACCAAGGAACTTAAGCACAAAGGCGAATCAGTAGGAGCCAACGAGCAAGTATCAAAACCAGATCTCCACCTGCTCCCGGCCAAGGCTATTAAGCTCATTGAGGGAGTCAGACCTTAA